Proteins co-encoded in one Nematostella vectensis chromosome 15, jaNemVect1.1, whole genome shotgun sequence genomic window:
- the LOC5522326 gene encoding uncharacterized protein LOC5522326, whose product MIDAIKRKTSTTIELFPNRKISTTVSFTLEGMEVQGSGFANKGFEGGDGVETTNNRTLASKNGKPAMGDQGLSGIPEVETSVCNAKKTPILGILKNNDLPGITEESAGRGKNDLNQNRKASMSGKADNSRKTSSGGPVGNENTVDKGKTKIKSKQQGWFVNSTDDSTGGIIVKDSTPRKASIPGKQKSAGDEVSTNVRNISVNGSNRSTANEKTSNGTSNTNSGSLSEKIEDSKTKKGDISQICSSGKTSKDDGKKSSTSSSGSGNIVKAKGRVRKTGFSNLMNTGLPQH is encoded by the coding sequence ATGATTGATGcaatcaaaagaaaaacaagtacAACTATTGAGTTATTCCCAAACCGGAAAATCTCAACAACTGTTTCCTTCACTCTTGAGGGGATGGAGGTTCAAGGTTCAGGGTTCGCCAACAAAGGTTTCGAGGGAGGAGACGGAGTGGAGACTACTAACAATAGAACGTTGGCCTCCAAGAACGGAAAACCAGCAATGGGTGATCAAGGACTTAGTGGTATCCCTGAGGTAGAGACGAGTGTTTGCAATGCTAAGAAGACGCCTATTCTAGGCATTCTCAAAAACAATGATTTGCCCGGGATAACTGAAGAATCTGCAGGTAGAGGAAAAAATGATCTGAACCAGAATCGAAAAGCGTCAATGTCTGGTAAAGCAGATAATTCCAGGAAAACTTCTTCAGGCGGGCCTGTCGGTAATGAAAATACAGTTGACAAAGGTAAAACAAAGATTAAAAGCAAGCAACAAGGTTGGTTTGTTAACTCTACCGATGATTCTACAGGGGGAATAATAGTTAAAGATAGTACCCCGAGAAAGGCGAGCATACCAGGCAAGCAGAAGTCTGCGGGTGATGAGGTCTCTACCAATGTGAGAAACATCAGTGTTAACGGTAGCAATAGATCAACAGCGAATGAAAAGACTTCAAATGGAACATCAAACACAAATTCAGGAAGTTTGTCTGAAAAAATTGAAGACTCTAAAACCAAAAAAGGAGATATCTCACAAATTTGTTCGTCAGGGAAAACATCAAAAGACGATGGCAAGAAGTCGTCAACTTCTAGCAGCGGATCAGGGAATATTGTCAAGGCTAAAGGGAGAGTCAGAAAAACAGGATTCTCAAATCTTATGAATACAGGACTACCACAACATTAA
- the LOC5522327 gene encoding uncharacterized protein LOC5522327 — MASNAAYSFPCLPPDSGRYHVKQQKLIENDKSLSTLRDSVAELVISDQGVSPSDSHENMVTSKELSSSEHVDHLDNDTHEPSSGVKIHTLSLNDTLTIKKWVDHLKVFDVNNSKCHPTPSVHNSSTDHSKCGKQRNSKKVTLDKRKEAILPKNKNAAKSANQITMELLLKRKRKMTAGLNKSGQFADKKQIGFEKVMVHEFEVGDQFSGSFLKPKTQNQAATYISGNTSGEDYGDGFGRKFREKLAKAERQERNAEKLIYDNRVAERKLAEAQEVIKTLTARVERRRKFINGKQKVEKELVALIKHLKSERNKKLAEYRQLWESLNEKLSETNCQIDALNKTKTAIEFNYQNELQESLELVRAFEAKESQIRKIKIKIEGAKKFKEEARV; from the coding sequence ATGGCTAGCAACGCTGCATACTCTTTCCCTTGCCTACCCCCGGACAGTGGTCGTTATCACGTAAAGCAGCAAAAACTCATCGAAAATGACAAAAGTCTGTCTACTTTGCGAGATAGCGTGGCTGAGCTTGTTATAAGCGACCAAGGTGTCTCGCCTAGTGATTCGCATGAAAATATGGTCACCTCAAAGGAACTTTCATCAAGCGAACACGTTGATCATTTGGATAATGATACACACGAACCGAGCAGTGGTGTAAAAATCCACACTCTAAGTCTAAATGACACTTTAACCATAAAGAAATGGGTTGATCATTTAAAGGTTTTTGATGTAAACAACTCTAAGTGTCACCCCACGCCAAGTGTTCATAACTCTTCAACTGATCATTCAAAATGTGGAAAGCAAAGAAACAGCAAAAAAGTAACACTGGATAAAAGAAAAGAGGCGATAttaccgaaaaataaaaatgcagCAAAATCTGCCAATCAAATTACTATGGAGTTATTGCTAAAAAGGAAACGGAAAATGACCGCAGGTTTGAATAAATCTGGCCAATTTGCTGATAAGAAGCAAATAGGATTCGAAAAAGTGATGGTTCACGAATTTGAAGTGGGCGATCAATTTTCTGGCTCGTTTTTAAAGCCGAAAACACAGAATCAAGCTGCTACCTATATCTCAGGGAATACAAGTGGTGAAGACTATGGAGACGGCTTTGGACGCAAGTTTCGGGAGAAATTAGCTAAAGCAGAAAGGCAGGAGCGAAATGCAGAGAAACTCATATATGATAACAGAGTTGCCGAGCGAAAACTCGCCGAAGCCCAGGAAGTAATAAAAACTCTTACAGCTAGAGTCGAAAGACGGAGGAAGTTTATTAACGGGAAACAAAAAGTGGAAAAGGAACTTGTGGCCCTTATTAAACATCTAAAATCTGAACGGAACAAGAAACTCGCCGAATACAGGCAGTTGTGGGAATCATTAAATGAAAAACTTTCAGAGACGAATTGCCAAATCGATGCGCTAAACAAAACTAAGACTGCAATAGAGTTTAATTATCAAAACGAACTTCAGGAGAGTCTGGAATTGGTCAGAGCGTTTGAGGCAAAAGAGTCTCAAATAaggaaaataaagataaagatAGAGGGTGCTAAAAAGTTTAAGGAGGAAGCGAGGGTATAA